In the Nocardia asteroides genome, CCTGGGTGCGGCCGATGAGCGCGGTGCCGGAGCTGATCAGCCGCCTGCGCAGCTCGGCGTTGACCTGGTCCAGGTCGAGGTCCTCGCAGCGGTAGCGGAAGACGACGGTGGTGAGCGTGACCGGGGCGACCAGCTCCAGCTGCGGCTCGGCGGTGATCCGGCGCTCGGCGTACCCGGCGAGGTCGTGGCAGCTCTCCAGCATGGCGCCGAGGCCGTTCCGGCCGTAGGCGAGGAAGGTGGCGGCCACCTTGAGCACGTCCGGGCGGCGGGTGGTCTGCAGGGTCTGGCCGAGCAGCCCGCCGTAGCCTGCCTCGACGTCGTCGTCCGGGTTCAGGTAGGCCACCGAGCGGCTCAGCGAGGCGAAGCGCTGCTGGTCGGCGAGGAGCAGCACGCTCGCCGCGGCCGGCTGCCAGCCGACCTTGTGCAGGTCGAGGGTGATGGAGTCGGCGCGCTCGATGCCGGTGAGCAGCCCGGCGAGCCGGTCGGAGAAGAGCGAGCCGAAGCCGTAGGCGGCGTCCACGTGCAGCCAGACCCCGTGCCGCGCGGTGATCTCGGCGAGCGCGGGCAGCGGGTCGACGCTGCCGAAGTCGGTGGTGCCCGCGGTGGCGACGACCGCGACCGGGGTGTGGCTGTGGCCCAGCTCGGTGAGCAGCGCGTTGAGCGCCTCCGGGATCATCCGGTGCTCGGCGTCGACCGGCACCGGGATGGCCGCGGCCTCGCCGAGGCCGAGCGCGGCGCAGGCCCGGTGCACCGAGAAGTGCGCGATCCGGGAGCAGAGCACGATCGGGCGGTGCAGCCCGCTCACCCCGTCCTGCCTGGTGTTCACGCCGTGCCCGGCGGCGGTGTAATCCCGGGCGATGAGCAGCGCGAGCAGGTTCGAGTAGGAGCCGCCGGGGCCGAAGACGCCGCCCGCGGTCTCGGTGAAGCCGGCCAGCCGGGCCAGCGCGTTGATGGTCCACTGCTCGATGGCGAGCGTTGCCGGGCCGGAGTCGTAGGTGTCCAGCGAGGCGTTGGTGGCGCTGGCCAGCGCGTCCGCCACCACCGCGACGGTGAGCGGCGGCGGCTGCAGGTGCGCGGCGGTGAGCGGGTGGGTCAGGTCGAGGCCGTAGGCGGCGACCAGCTCGGCGAGCCGGGCGAGCGCGGTGGCCGGGCCGACCCCGCTCTCCGGGATGCGCTCCGGCCCGAGCCGCTCGGCGACGGCGGCGAGCATGGCGAGCGGGTCGCCCGATGGCAGCGGGGCGCCGTGGTGCCGCCCGCCGACCGCGGCGGCGAGCTGCGCCAGCCCGGTGCCGACCTCGGACCAGCCCGCGCCGGGACCGGCGAAGCGGGACGCTCTCCCCCACGGGAGCACGGATTCAGCTGACACGGGGAGTCCTCGTTTCACGATTCGGTTCGGTGAGCTCGCGGGCCAGGGCGGCGACGGTGCCGTCCAGCGCGGCGGGCACCCGGGCGACCAGCGCGGTGAGCAGCGCCGCGGCGCGCCGCGCGAACGCGGCGTCGACGCTGCCGAGCTGGTGGTCGACCTCGAGGTGCACCCGGTCGTCGGGGGCCAGCTCGAAGGCGAAGGTCAGCGGGTAGGGGGCGATACCGGTGAAGACCGATTCGCAGGTGACGCGGGCGCCGTCCGGCACCGGGATGCCGCGCAGCGGCGCGCTGCGGACCGAGGCCATGATCTCGGCGACCGGGAAGCGCCCGCCCGCGCCGCGCAGCGCGGTGAGCACGGTGCCGTAGTCGACCCCGGCGAACTCCATGGCCCGGTAGACCACCGCGACGGCGGCGCGCAGCGTCTCCCGCACGCTCGCCGCCGGGTCGACGGCGAAGCGCATGGGGACGATGTTGCCGCTGTAGCCGACCCGGTCCGGGCGGTCGCCCGGCTGCCGGTTGTCGGCGGGGACGAGCAGTACGTGGTCCTCGGCGCCGGTGAGCGCGTGCACGCCGAGCGCGGTGACCGCGATGAACAGGGCGTTCGCGGTGCCGCCGAGCTCGCGGGCGACCGCGTCCAGCGCGGCGACGGCGGCCGGGTCGACCGGCTCGGTGAGCTTGGCGCCCGCGGCCTCGTCCATCGGGGCTAGCCAGCTCTCCGCCGGGGTGACCCGCGGGAGTTCGCCGGAGAGCGGGAAGCGGATGCCTTCGGCGGCCCAGGTCTGCGTGGCGTGCTCGACCGCGCGCTCGACCTGCGGGGCCGGGCGCTGGATCGGCGGCACCGCGGCGGCGTCCGGCCAGGTGCCGGAGATCAGGGTGCCGAGCAGCAGCGGCCACGAGGTGTCGTCCACCGCGAGGTGGTGCACGACGAAGAGCACGGTGACGCCGTCGCCGTCGGCCGTCACCCGGACCCGGAGCGGCGGCTCCTCGGTGAGCCGGAAGGGGATCGCGACCAGCTCGTCCGCGGTCGCGGCGGGCGCGTTCCAGGCCCACTCCGCGCCCGGCGCGATCCACTCCCCCGCGGTGTCGCCGGGTACCCGGCGGGGAACGCCGGAGCCGTCCACGGTGACCAGCGAGCCGAGCACAGCGGCCTCGCGGACCACCAGCTCGACGGCCTCGACCAGCCCGGGCACGGTGTAGGAGCCGTCGAAGCGGAGGATCAGCCCGATGGTGTGCGAGAGCGAGTCCGGGTCGAGTTCGTAGATCTTCCACATGCGGCGCTCGGCGATGCCGAACTCGCCGGTGTCCAGCCGCGGCAGCGCCGGGGCGGCGAAGCGGTGCGCGCCGGCGAGCCCGGCGGCCGCCAGCCGCCTGCGCACCAGCTCCAGCCGGGTGTCGGTCAGTACGGTCATGCTTCTCCCTGCGTGAACCGGTGGACGGCGGCGGCGTTCGCGCGCAGCACGGCCCAGTCGCTGACGATGTCGATGAGCTCGCCGCGGGCCCAGCGCGGCGCCTGGTCCTGGAAGTGCGGCGAGCGCGGGTCGCCGCTCACGCCGAGCGGCACGATCCAGCGCCCGGCGTCCCGGTCGGCGAGATCCCAGACGTAGCGCGCGGCCGAGCCGACCGCGCAGGCGTGCGCGAAGCCGACCGCGCTGCCGTTGGCGAGCACGCACTCGGCGTCGCCACCGAGCGGGTACCGGCCGGGCCGGACGGCGGCGGAGAGCTCCGGGTGCCGCGGGGTCGCCCCGGCCAGGTCCATGCCGTGGATGGGGGCGAGCAGGTGCACGTCCCCCCAGGCCGGGACGGTCTCCAGCACCGCGACGGCCTCGACCGCGGCGGTGAGCGCCGCCGTGATCCCGACCCCGAGCCGCGGCCCGTGCTCGAGCACCGAGTCGAGCGCGGCGGCCAGCCGGGTGCCCGCCACGAACCACGGGTCGAAGACCAGGGGGAACGCGTGCGGCGCGGCCAGCCCGGCCAGTGCGGGGTCGCGGGTGATCCCGGCCACGAACCGGGCCCTGACCTCGGCGAAGAGGTAGGCGTCGGTGCTCTCCGCGGCCATGGCGCGGTCCCAGCTCAGCAGCCGTGCGCGCAGCTTCCCGGCCTCCGGGCTCAGCTCGGTGAGCCCGCGGAGCCGGTCGAGCAGCGCGGCGGCCTGCTCCAGCTGGACGTCGCCGTGGATGGCCTCGCAATCGGCCACGCCCACCGAGGGATTCGCGGTGAGCAGGGTGTCGATCCGGTCGGCGCGGAAGGGCGGGACGCACTCGGTGGTGACCGGTTGCAGCGGGAGCACGCCGGGGATGCGCTGGTTGGCGATGACCGAGTGGTCCGGCACCGCTGCGTCGAAGCCGTTGTCCCGCACCGATTCGGTGGCATAGCCCCGCCACCGGTAGCGGGCGTCCCAGGCCGGGACCGGGAGCCAGTAGTTCTCGGCGGCCCGCACCGGCATCCGGCCGGTGACGTGGTGCGTGAGCCGCCCGGCGGTGTCGCCGATGACGATGCGGTTGGCCGGCTCGGCCCATCCCCGCAGCGCCGTCTCGACCGCGCCGGTCGAGGTCGCGAAGAGCAGGTCCAGCGCGGGGTCGAAGGTGACCTCGGGGTCGGCGAGCATGGGGGTGCGCAGGCTCAGCGCGAAGGCGGCGTCCGGGCCGCCGACGATGACCGGGCCGTTGCCGGTGACCACGATCTCGACCGGCACCGGGGCGGCGTCGCGGACCAGGATCTGCTCGGTGTGCACGGCTGCCGGAGTGGGCCCATCGGGGGTCTCGGCGAGCACGCCGTCCGCGCTCCGGGTGAGCTTCTCCAGGTAGAGGTCCTGGTAGTCGCCCATGGCATTGGTGATCCCCCACGCCACCGACCCGGCGTGCGCGAAGTGCGGCACCCCCGGGACGCCCGCGAAGGCGAAGCCGACCACGTCGAACTCCGGCGCCGCCAGGTGGAACTGCTGGTAGATGCCGGGCAGCTCCAGGAACCGGTGCGGGTCACCGGCGATCAGCGGCGCGCCGCTCGCGGTGCGGGCACCGGCGACGCCCCAGGCGTTGCTTCCGGAGATCGCGTCGCCGAAGGTCGTCGCATCCGGTTGCGCCCCGCCAGCGTCGGGGAAGTGGCCGAGCAGCTCGGTGAGGAACGCCTCGTCCGGCCGCGCGGGCACGGTCGGCTCGGCGGGGTCGGCCCCTTCGCAGTCGAAGAGCGCCAGCGCGTCGAGGCCGAGCGCGCGGCAGGCGTGCAGCCGCCACAGCTTGGTGAGGAAACGCCCGAAGAGGATGTGGTGCACCAGGAACACCGCGATCGGGGTCCACGGCTGCCAGGGCGCGGGGCGGTGGCCGAACTCGGTGAGCTCGGGCGCCTCCGCGGCGTCCAGCGTGCTGTTGATGCCGTCCACGTAGGCGCCGATCAGCGCGCGGGTGCGCGGCGACGACGCCTCGAGGATGCGGCGGGCGGCGGCGTCCATCCGGGAGCGGCGGGCGAATTCGTCCCAGCCGACGGCGGTCGCGCCGAACACCTCGGCGGTGCGGCCCTCGGCGCGCAGCCGCAGGAACTCCAGCTGCCAGGCCCGGTCCACGCCGCAGGCGACGCCCTGCCCGTACAGCGCACCGGCGGCGGAATCGGCGCTGATGTGCGGGATGCCGCAGGCATCGCGGATGATCTCGATCGTCACGGGACCGCGACCTCCCGCTCGGCGGGCCGGTACGCGGCGACCGGGTTGGCGAGGGCGTGGTCGCCCGCGACCAGGGTGGCGTAGGAGTTGCCGAGGTCGACCATGCGCTTGTTGTTGCCGAGCTGCAGCTGGTTCAGGTGGATGGCGGGGAAGGCGGGGGTGAAGAGATCCCAGCGGCGGAAGCGCTCCGCGAGCTCCGGGTGCCGCTCGCGGTAGTCGAGCAGGCTCGCCGCGACCAGGGCCCAGAAGCGGTCGTCCGGCAGCAGGCCATCGGCGTGCAGGATCAGCGCGAGATGCCGCAGGAAGTCGTCGAAGACGTCGGAGAGGATGCCCATGGCGCGGATCTCGTCCGGCTCCTCGGTCACCGCGCGGCGGGCCGCCTCGGGCAGCCCGGCGGGGTCGCCGAAGATCGAGACCTCCTCGCCGATGTCCTTGAGCACGGCGCGCACCGGCACCCCGGCGTCGAGCACCAGGATGAGGTTCTCGCCGTGCGGGGAGAACTTCAGCTCGTACCGGTAGAGCAGGTGCAGGATCGGGTGCAGGTAGCAGCGCAGGTAGCGGGTGAGCCACTCGGCGGCGGGCAGCCCGGAGCGCTCGACGAGGGCGCGCACCAGCGGCGTCCCCTCGTGATCGACGTGCAGCAGCGCGGCCATGGTGGTGAGCTGCTGGCCCGGGCGGGCCAGCAGGACCGGGCTCTGCCGCCACAGCGCCGAGAGCAGCTTCCGGTACTCCGAGCCGGGCCGGGTGAGCGCGGTGAGCTCGGTGTTCCGGTAGCCGATGGCGGCGACCTCGTAGAGCACCGCGAAGCCGAGCTCGTCCAGGTAGGGGTCGCCGGCGAGCTGCTCGCGCACCCAGTCGTTGATCAGCGGGGTGGTGCGCATGTAGTCCGCCGACATCCCGCGGGTGAAGCCCATGTTGACGATGGAGAGCGCCAGCTTCACGTAGTGCCGCTCCGGCGTCGTGGTGTCGAAGAGCGAGCGGATGGACTGCTGCGGCTGGTACCGGTCCTCGGTCTCGCCGACCGGGACGATGCGCTGCTCGGCGAGGTCGATCGCGTAGACGCGCTGGATCCGCTCGGTCCACTGCCACGGGTGCACCGGCATGAAGTAGTAGTCGCCGGGGTCGAGGCCGCGGCCGGTGAGCACCGCGGTGAAGCGCGCGAGCGTCTCCGCCCCCAGCTCGGCCTCGACCAGCCCGGGGTAGTCGACGCCGGACATCGCGGCGAAATCGGTGTTCGCCCTGAGCACCGCCAGCCACGGCAGCGCGAACCGCGCGCCCCACTCCGGGGCGTAGCGCCGGACGTCGTCCGCGCTGAAGCCCAGCCTGCCCGCATTGGCGAGCAGGCAGGGGTGCCCCTCGGTCATGGTGCGCTCGATGGTCTGGAAGTCGGCGGCGGCCAGCTCGGCGGCCGGGATCCGCCGCTCGTCCGGGCGGCCCGCGCCGATCAGCAGGGTGTTGCGGAACTCCTCCAGGTACTCCGGCAGCGCCTCCGGCGCGATGCCGAGCGCGGTACCCAGGTCGATCACCAGGGCGATGGCGTCGATCGGCAGCTCGGCGCCGTCGCGGGTGCGGCGCAGCGACGCCGGGTCGATGTGCCAGCTGTCCAGCGCGAGCAGCTCGGCGCGGAAGGCGTACTCGGTGCGGCCGTCGCCGGAGCGCACCAGGTACGCCCCCGGCGCAGTGGTGTCCCAGCGGACGAAGCGCTCGTGGCAGAGCTCGGCCAGCACCTTGACCGCCATCCGGCGGTGGTAAGCGGGCCAGTACGAAGTGTGCGACACGTCGGCCTCTCAGGAATCGGTGCGCCGGAAGGCGGGGGCGAGGAAGCGGCCGTTGCCGGTGGCCCGGACGAAATCGGCGCGGGTGCAGTAGCTCAGCCGCGCCACCTTGTCGCCGACCGGGTGGTCGCCCGCCACCGCGAACCCGACCGCGGCGTTCAGCCGCTGTACGTCGAGGTTGCGGACGTCCGGCTCCACCACCACGCGCTCCGCGCCGAGCTCGAAGAACGCGGTGCGCATGATGTGCAGCATCACCGCGCCGGTGAAGCCGCTGAGCCTGCGGTCGGTGCTCGCCACCAGCAGGTGCATGCCGATATCGCCGGGCTCGGCGGCGTAGCCGGTGCCGGGAGCGGTCAGCTCGCTGGTCGCCGGGTTGTAGAGCTCGAAGAGGAACTCACGAGTGCCCTCGTAGTACCCGATGCGCAGCCCGTACTTCGGGTCGCCGCCGATCTCGGCGCTGTGCCGGATGAGCTCATCGACCTCGGCGACGGTGCTGTTCAGCATCCCCCAGTACGCGGCCTTGGGGTCGGTGAGCCAGCCGTGCGCGATCTCCGCGTCCCGCTCGGGCTCCATCGGCCGCGACTCGAACGGGTAGTGCGGTGTGGCACCGGCGATCTCGTCCTCGACCTCGGTGTCGGTGAGTCGCAGCACGGCGAGCACGGTCTCCGCGACCCGGCCCGCGCGCTCGCCCTCCAGCTCGGTGATGCGCTCGGCCAGCCCGGCCACCGAGCGGCGCACGAAGATGTCGGCCACCGTGAGATCGGGGGTGTCCAGCCACTGCCTGGCCTGCGCCACGAAGGCGGTGGCGAGCACGGAATCGCC is a window encoding:
- a CDS encoding pyridoxal phosphate-dependent decarboxylase family protein; its protein translation is MSAESVLPWGRASRFAGPGAGWSEVGTGLAQLAAAVGGRHHGAPLPSGDPLAMLAAVAERLGPERIPESGVGPATALARLAELVAAYGLDLTHPLTAAHLQPPPLTVAVVADALASATNASLDTYDSGPATLAIEQWTINALARLAGFTETAGGVFGPGGSYSNLLALLIARDYTAAGHGVNTRQDGVSGLHRPIVLCSRIAHFSVHRACAALGLGEAAAIPVPVDAEHRMIPEALNALLTELGHSHTPVAVVATAGTTDFGSVDPLPALAEITARHGVWLHVDAAYGFGSLFSDRLAGLLTGIERADSITLDLHKVGWQPAAASVLLLADQQRFASLSRSVAYLNPDDDVEAGYGGLLGQTLQTTRRPDVLKVAATFLAYGRNGLGAMLESCHDLAGYAERRITAEPQLELVAPVTLTTVVFRYRCEDLDLDQVNAELRRRLISSGTALIGRTQVRVGGSGEPRTCLKLTLLNPETTERDIDALFDELLRVALEVESEALEQSDEMATIHE
- a CDS encoding peptide synthetase gives rise to the protein MTVLTDTRLELVRRRLAAAGLAGAHRFAAPALPRLDTGEFGIAERRMWKIYELDPDSLSHTIGLILRFDGSYTVPGLVEAVELVVREAAVLGSLVTVDGSGVPRRVPGDTAGEWIAPGAEWAWNAPAATADELVAIPFRLTEEPPLRVRVTADGDGVTVLFVVHHLAVDDTSWPLLLGTLISGTWPDAAAVPPIQRPAPQVERAVEHATQTWAAEGIRFPLSGELPRVTPAESWLAPMDEAAGAKLTEPVDPAAVAALDAVARELGGTANALFIAVTALGVHALTGAEDHVLLVPADNRQPGDRPDRVGYSGNIVPMRFAVDPAASVRETLRAAVAVVYRAMEFAGVDYGTVLTALRGAGGRFPVAEIMASVRSAPLRGIPVPDGARVTCESVFTGIAPYPLTFAFELAPDDRVHLEVDHQLGSVDAAFARRAAALLTALVARVPAALDGTVAALARELTEPNRETRTPRVS
- a CDS encoding penicillin acylase family protein; this encodes MTIEIIRDACGIPHISADSAAGALYGQGVACGVDRAWQLEFLRLRAEGRTAEVFGATAVGWDEFARRSRMDAAARRILEASSPRTRALIGAYVDGINSTLDAAEAPELTEFGHRPAPWQPWTPIAVFLVHHILFGRFLTKLWRLHACRALGLDALALFDCEGADPAEPTVPARPDEAFLTELLGHFPDAGGAQPDATTFGDAISGSNAWGVAGARTASGAPLIAGDPHRFLELPGIYQQFHLAAPEFDVVGFAFAGVPGVPHFAHAGSVAWGITNAMGDYQDLYLEKLTRSADGVLAETPDGPTPAAVHTEQILVRDAAPVPVEIVVTGNGPVIVGGPDAAFALSLRTPMLADPEVTFDPALDLLFATSTGAVETALRGWAEPANRIVIGDTAGRLTHHVTGRMPVRAAENYWLPVPAWDARYRWRGYATESVRDNGFDAAVPDHSVIANQRIPGVLPLQPVTTECVPPFRADRIDTLLTANPSVGVADCEAIHGDVQLEQAAALLDRLRGLTELSPEAGKLRARLLSWDRAMAAESTDAYLFAEVRARFVAGITRDPALAGLAAPHAFPLVFDPWFVAGTRLAAALDSVLEHGPRLGVGITAALTAAVEAVAVLETVPAWGDVHLLAPIHGMDLAGATPRHPELSAAVRPGRYPLGGDAECVLANGSAVGFAHACAVGSAARYVWDLADRDAGRWIVPLGVSGDPRSPHFQDQAPRWARGELIDIVSDWAVLRANAAAVHRFTQGEA
- a CDS encoding IucA/IucC family protein, coding for MAVKVLAELCHERFVRWDTTAPGAYLVRSGDGRTEYAFRAELLALDSWHIDPASLRRTRDGAELPIDAIALVIDLGTALGIAPEALPEYLEEFRNTLLIGAGRPDERRIPAAELAAADFQTIERTMTEGHPCLLANAGRLGFSADDVRRYAPEWGARFALPWLAVLRANTDFAAMSGVDYPGLVEAELGAETLARFTAVLTGRGLDPGDYYFMPVHPWQWTERIQRVYAIDLAEQRIVPVGETEDRYQPQQSIRSLFDTTTPERHYVKLALSIVNMGFTRGMSADYMRTTPLINDWVREQLAGDPYLDELGFAVLYEVAAIGYRNTELTALTRPGSEYRKLLSALWRQSPVLLARPGQQLTTMAALLHVDHEGTPLVRALVERSGLPAAEWLTRYLRCYLHPILHLLYRYELKFSPHGENLILVLDAGVPVRAVLKDIGEEVSIFGDPAGLPEAARRAVTEEPDEIRAMGILSDVFDDFLRHLALILHADGLLPDDRFWALVAASLLDYRERHPELAERFRRWDLFTPAFPAIHLNQLQLGNNKRMVDLGNSYATLVAGDHALANPVAAYRPAEREVAVP
- a CDS encoding GNAT family N-acetyltransferase; the protein is MEPERDAEIAHGWLTDPKAAYWGMLNSTVAEVDELIRHSAEIGGDPKYGLRIGYYEGTREFLFELYNPATSELTAPGTGYAAEPGDIGMHLLVASTDRRLSGFTGAVMLHIMRTAFFELGAERVVVEPDVRNLDVQRLNAAVGFAVAGDHPVGDKVARLSYCTRADFVRATGNGRFLAPAFRRTDS